A genomic stretch from Trinickia violacea includes:
- a CDS encoding DUF1565 domain-containing protein: MLRPIYRFSQALLVLFIIFITQTSGLAAQTVNFSFNAVPSTVGDVQPTRISGVIATSFPLKDGNAVVQIRDASGKVVFEKDISSLNFQSGAKVPISFRYTPVSSGIFSISAGLFSSDWSTTYQWTDKLASLVVSSSTATTTYYVSPTGSDGNPGTLSAPFQTIGHAVALAKPGTDIIVRAGTYYEAVQIRSSGTASAPFVYMPIAVRRSSSMDQKIRLIPTILKWMVPMLS, from the coding sequence ATGCTGCGCCCAATATATAGATTTTCACAAGCACTCCTTGTTTTATTCATAATTTTTATAACGCAAACGAGCGGGCTTGCTGCTCAAACAGTTAATTTCTCGTTTAATGCAGTGCCGTCAACAGTAGGTGATGTCCAGCCTACTAGAATTTCCGGAGTGATTGCGACATCATTTCCACTGAAAGACGGTAATGCAGTCGTGCAAATTCGCGATGCCAGTGGGAAGGTCGTTTTTGAAAAAGATATTTCAAGCTTGAACTTCCAATCAGGTGCGAAGGTGCCTATTTCTTTCAGGTATACGCCTGTATCTAGTGGGATATTTAGTATTTCTGCAGGCCTTTTCAGTTCGGATTGGTCAACGACTTATCAATGGACGGATAAGTTGGCATCCTTGGTGGTGTCATCCTCGACAGCCACAACCACTTATTACGTTTCACCAACTGGATCCGATGGAAATCCAGGAACGTTAAGTGCGCCTTTTCAAACAATTGGACATGCTGTCGCTCTTGCCAAACCAGGTACCGATATTATCGTGCGCGCCGGCACCTACTATGAGGCGGTCCAGATACGTTCCAGCGGCACGGCCAGTGCCCCATTCGTCTATATGCCGATAGCGGTGAGAAGGTCATCGTCGATGGATCAAAAAATTCGACTAATACCGACAATATTGAAGTGGATGGTGCCTATGTTGTCGTAA
- a CDS encoding SRPBCC family protein — protein sequence MSIHFEHSILVPQSPDDVFATLDDFSATPKWLERCTGIEKLEPGPNSEGQALRYSYLEHGRAGVMEGRISVREPGRRLSMIYVDKMMQVTVDFRMALHNDGTELTHAVTIEPKTFFARLFSPMLRRQLPKQTVGAMEKLRGYLASISMKA from the coding sequence ATGAGCATTCACTTTGAACATTCGATTCTTGTTCCCCAATCTCCGGATGACGTTTTTGCGACACTGGATGACTTTTCCGCGACTCCGAAGTGGCTGGAGCGCTGCACTGGCATCGAAAAATTGGAGCCCGGACCCAATTCGGAAGGTCAGGCGTTACGCTATTCGTATCTTGAGCACGGGCGGGCCGGCGTGATGGAGGGCCGCATTTCCGTTCGCGAACCGGGGAGGAGGCTGAGCATGATCTACGTCGACAAGATGATGCAGGTGACCGTGGATTTCCGCATGGCGCTGCACAATGACGGCACAGAACTCACTCACGCGGTCACGATTGAGCCTAAGACCTTCTTCGCGCGACTGTTTTCGCCCATGTTGCGCCGCCAACTACCCAAACAAACTGTCGGCGCGATGGAAAAGTTGCGCGGCTACCTGGCGTCCATAAGCATGAAGGCTTAA
- a CDS encoding plasmid partitioning protein RepB C-terminal domain-containing protein, giving the protein MKRRAGLIDGICPEAAALLADKNCPGTTFTAIKLMKPIRQLEAAELMCGQGNFSSAFAKAIRAATPENLLKPQSATTHKSEDDLATQLAKLEKELATLQSNATQTDEQYGIDHLHLTVSATYISSLLTSDAVSGWLTEKYPEIAVEFQAIARGVAAPTEHKKAVRLQFKRRQHAAGPIN; this is encoded by the coding sequence ATCAAGCGACGCGCTGGCCTGATCGACGGCATTTGCCCCGAGGCAGCCGCACTGTTGGCGGACAAAAACTGTCCTGGCACGACTTTCACGGCCATCAAACTGATGAAGCCGATTCGGCAACTGGAAGCGGCGGAATTGATGTGCGGCCAGGGCAACTTTTCGTCGGCATTCGCCAAGGCCATACGTGCGGCGACGCCCGAAAACCTTTTGAAACCTCAGTCTGCCACCACGCACAAGTCAGAAGACGATCTCGCGACTCAGCTTGCCAAGCTCGAGAAGGAGCTGGCAACGCTTCAATCCAACGCCACACAGACGGATGAGCAGTATGGAATTGACCATCTTCATCTGACGGTGTCCGCGACCTATATCTCAAGTCTGCTCACCAGCGACGCAGTCTCGGGGTGGCTAACGGAGAAATACCCCGAAATCGCGGTTGAATTTCAAGCGATTGCTCGCGGAGTAGCGGCGCCAACAGAGCACAAGAAAGCCGTGAGGTTGCAGTTCAAGCGAAGACAGCACGCAGCTGGACCGATCAACTAA
- a CDS encoding right-handed parallel beta-helix repeat-containing protein, translated as MGQGISVSWDNNSVIEENTSYNNYGEGIGTFLSVGVAILNNTVYDNFSVEIYLDNASNATVNANSIYNTGNSGFFRNGSQASSIQLARETYSQSEPLSNLKITNNVAINGSFGLFYGNYGSGGGIQSSVIANNTFASANVNEIYIDPSSGHSGNTYANNIVYEAPVDNRTLVAGSNSGATFLHNNWFGGSAGAFSGVGDVVADPQFVNAGALAATDYVLQSTSLCKQAGVSLSQVATDYFGQSRVVPPTIGAFN; from the coding sequence TTGGGGCAGGGAATTTCGGTTTCATGGGATAACAATTCGGTCATTGAAGAGAATACATCCTATAATAACTATGGTGAAGGAATTGGCACCTTTCTCTCGGTGGGTGTGGCAATTTTGAATAATACCGTTTACGATAACTTCAGTGTAGAAATATATTTGGATAATGCCAGCAATGCGACGGTCAATGCCAATTCAATCTACAATACCGGCAATTCAGGATTTTTTAGAAATGGATCTCAGGCTTCATCAATCCAGCTGGCGCGAGAAACATATTCCCAGTCCGAGCCATTGTCAAACCTGAAAATAACTAACAATGTTGCAATTAACGGGTCATTTGGATTGTTCTATGGAAACTACGGAAGCGGTGGTGGAATTCAAAGCAGTGTAATTGCCAACAATACATTTGCGAGTGCAAATGTAAATGAAATATATATCGATCCCTCCTCGGGTCACAGCGGTAATACATATGCCAATAACATTGTTTATGAGGCCCCGGTGGACAATAGAACGCTTGTTGCCGGAAGCAATAGTGGCGCCACTTTCTTGCACAACAACTGGTTTGGTGGCAGCGCAGGGGCTTTTTCCGGGGTAGGTGATGTCGTCGCCGATCCGCAATTCGTCAATGCTGGCGCGCTTGCTGCAACAGATTACGTCCTGCAGTCAACCTCTCTGTGTAAACAGGCAGGTGTGTCGTTGAGCCAAGTGGCGACGGATTATTTTGGCCAATCCAGGGTTGTTCCGCCGACCATCGGTGCATTCAACTAG
- a CDS encoding peptidylprolyl isomerase: MFRNSTFIRALCVSAFASVVLATLVPHIVHAAGDSASGPVVALPFGVVAVVNGVAIPQAQLDAAVQASHQSDTPQLRQNLKQQLIVRELFRQNAEKGQYGTKPEVQEAMNAAKVNAETQLYLKDSIHPAQVTDAQVKARYDDIVASLGKEEYKPRIIVVPDEATANTVLAALKSGTAFDALARQYSTAPSKASGGELPWVSFKTPMTEGKTQGLPLAVAQAITQLPVGGVLPQSIALGSDTNGPRAIVKVDAKRPTQVPPFDQAQGTIRQQLQALALEKAAAQFSADLLKGATIQQ; the protein is encoded by the coding sequence ATGTTTCGCAACTCGACCTTTATCCGTGCGCTGTGCGTGAGCGCCTTTGCCTCGGTTGTGCTCGCCACGCTCGTCCCCCATATCGTCCATGCCGCCGGCGATAGTGCGTCTGGCCCGGTGGTGGCGTTGCCTTTCGGCGTGGTCGCTGTCGTCAACGGCGTCGCAATTCCTCAAGCGCAGCTCGATGCGGCGGTGCAGGCTAGTCACCAATCCGACACCCCACAGCTTCGCCAGAATCTCAAGCAGCAGCTTATTGTGCGCGAACTGTTCCGCCAGAACGCGGAGAAGGGGCAATACGGCACAAAGCCGGAAGTCCAAGAGGCGATGAACGCGGCGAAGGTCAATGCCGAAACGCAGCTGTACTTGAAGGACAGCATTCACCCCGCGCAGGTGACAGACGCCCAGGTGAAGGCGCGCTATGACGACATTGTCGCGTCGCTGGGCAAGGAAGAATACAAGCCGCGCATCATCGTCGTGCCGGATGAGGCGACCGCGAACACTGTGCTTGCCGCATTAAAGTCTGGCACGGCCTTCGATGCGCTTGCGCGCCAGTACAGCACCGCGCCGAGCAAAGCAAGCGGCGGCGAACTGCCGTGGGTGAGTTTCAAGACGCCGATGACGGAGGGCAAGACGCAAGGCTTGCCGCTCGCGGTAGCGCAGGCGATTACACAATTACCGGTGGGTGGCGTGTTGCCGCAATCGATCGCGCTCGGCAGCGACACGAACGGCCCACGCGCGATCGTGAAGGTCGACGCGAAACGGCCGACGCAGGTGCCGCCATTCGATCAGGCGCAAGGGACAATTCGCCAACAGTTGCAGGCGCTAGCGCTCGAGAAGGCAGCGGCACAGTTTTCGGCCGACCTGCTTAAGGGCGCGACGATTCAACAATGA
- a CDS encoding aromatic ring-hydroxylating dioxygenase subunit alpha yields the protein MLDEQIVFYRKQDGQAVALQDRCPHRFIPLHLGRLKGDVIECCYHGLQFDCTGSCVKNPHGDGRIPTAAKVRSYPVHELYGMVWVWMSDARADPALIPDYSMLDAASGYQLSTGGYLHIDANYVLMGENLLDLSHLTHLHDGYLGSPKQVGADLVLKEEGNHVLCNRWMPNISPPGIFDMLYRRDGKSVDMWTNARWIPPSCFLVDAGVHVAGGEREDRGWYYAMHIVTPETERTTHYFFAAAMPAGTKLNDEDAKVFANLRRFVFEEQDKPVLNAQQICVGDSDFWSLKPVLLSSDAGPVRIRRSIERMLKAEIEQQAQG from the coding sequence CTGCTCGATGAGCAGATCGTCTTTTACCGCAAACAGGATGGGCAGGCCGTTGCGCTGCAGGATCGCTGTCCACACCGCTTCATTCCTCTGCACCTAGGAAGACTGAAAGGGGATGTCATCGAATGCTGTTATCACGGATTGCAGTTCGATTGCACAGGTTCCTGTGTAAAGAATCCCCACGGCGATGGCAGAATTCCGACGGCCGCGAAGGTTCGCTCATATCCGGTGCATGAACTATACGGCATGGTGTGGGTCTGGATGAGTGATGCCCGGGCTGACCCAGCGCTAATTCCCGACTACTCCATGCTCGATGCAGCCAGCGGCTATCAGCTGAGTACCGGAGGGTACCTACACATCGACGCGAACTACGTGCTGATGGGCGAAAACCTGCTTGACCTGAGTCATCTCACGCATCTGCATGATGGCTATCTTGGTAGCCCAAAGCAGGTTGGAGCCGATCTGGTTCTGAAGGAAGAAGGAAATCATGTCCTGTGCAACAGGTGGATGCCGAATATCTCACCGCCTGGAATCTTTGACATGTTGTACCGTCGCGATGGAAAGTCTGTCGACATGTGGACGAATGCGCGCTGGATCCCGCCCAGCTGTTTCCTGGTGGATGCGGGTGTGCATGTCGCTGGCGGTGAGCGAGAGGACCGCGGTTGGTATTACGCTATGCATATCGTGACGCCGGAAACCGAGCGCACTACGCACTACTTTTTTGCCGCAGCGATGCCGGCCGGTACGAAGCTCAATGACGAGGATGCAAAGGTGTTTGCCAACCTCCGACGGTTTGTCTTCGAAGAACAGGACAAGCCGGTTCTCAACGCCCAGCAGATCTGCGTCGGAGACTCAGACTTCTGGTCATTGAAGCCCGTGCTTTTGAGCAGCGATGCCGGCCCCGTCCGCATTCGACGCTCCATCGAACGCATGCTTAAGGCAGAAATCGAACAACAAGCTCAAGGCTAG
- a CDS encoding lipocalin-like domain-containing protein: MNIQKVVKHCIVGSAFSVCTLFAMLAHADGEPVLRSLVGTWTLVAADVQHPDGSRASDYGAAPKGLLIIDAQGHYSVQVFKAERPKFASGDRSKGTPEEYKAASLGSSTHFGTVSVDLDGGTLTFHIQNASFPNLEGATDKRSYELKDGQLSYRVAPRPNGDVPISVWQRMN; the protein is encoded by the coding sequence ATGAATATCCAGAAGGTTGTTAAGCACTGCATCGTCGGCAGTGCCTTTTCCGTGTGCACGCTATTTGCGATGTTGGCTCATGCCGATGGAGAACCCGTTCTCCGTTCGCTGGTCGGGACGTGGACGTTGGTAGCTGCAGATGTCCAGCACCCGGACGGCTCTCGGGCGAGCGATTACGGCGCCGCGCCCAAGGGGCTACTGATCATCGACGCACAGGGGCACTATTCTGTACAAGTCTTCAAGGCGGAGCGCCCTAAATTCGCTTCGGGCGACAGGAGCAAAGGTACGCCAGAGGAATACAAAGCCGCAAGCTTGGGTTCCAGTACGCACTTTGGCACGGTCAGTGTCGACCTCGATGGCGGAACGTTGACGTTTCACATTCAAAACGCTTCCTTTCCAAATTTAGAAGGAGCCACGGACAAGCGAAGCTACGAGCTTAAAGACGGACAGCTCAGTTACCGGGTAGCGCCACGACCGAATGGAGACGTGCCTATTTCAGTGTGGCAGCGGATGAACTAG
- a CDS encoding IS5 family transposase — MGPKTPVAEGDFFRQSLREQINLKHPLVSLADLINWDRLDASMSESFVSRRGRPATSPRLIAGLLYLQHAFDLSDEEVVWQGVENPYWQVFTGETYLQTEPPIDPSSLTRSRKRLGEASVEELLAETIEAAKRAGVIKASSVKRVIVDTTVMEKAMAHPIDSRLLERCRAHLVRAAARHGLQLRQNYNREAPRLASQIGRYAHAKQYKRMRKALRTLRSPVGRVMRDVERQLDSVSDGSRTALQNLIGRTRRILSQKPKDKNKLYALHAPEVECLAMGKARKPYEFGVKVSITTTHKKGLVVWARSMPGNPYDGHTLAEALEQAAILSDVKPQIAIVDRGYKGITVDGVKIYHPGLRRGITRGLRAMIRRRSAIEPAIGHMKADGKLDRNWLKGALGDAIHAVLCGAGHNLRMILRRLRLFYALILVALLNCGMTALSAA; from the coding sequence ATGGGTCCGAAGACGCCTGTGGCGGAGGGAGATTTCTTCCGGCAATCGTTGCGCGAACAGATCAACTTGAAGCATCCGTTGGTCAGTTTGGCCGATCTGATCAACTGGGATCGGTTGGACGCATCGATGAGCGAGAGCTTCGTCTCACGCAGGGGACGTCCGGCCACCTCACCTAGGCTGATCGCCGGGCTTCTGTATCTCCAGCATGCGTTCGACTTGTCCGATGAGGAGGTTGTCTGGCAAGGGGTGGAGAACCCGTATTGGCAGGTCTTCACAGGTGAAACGTACTTGCAGACCGAGCCGCCGATCGATCCGTCGAGCCTGACGCGTTCGAGAAAGCGCTTGGGCGAAGCCAGCGTTGAAGAATTGCTGGCTGAGACGATCGAGGCCGCCAAGCGCGCGGGTGTGATCAAAGCCTCAAGCGTGAAACGCGTGATTGTCGACACGACAGTCATGGAAAAGGCGATGGCCCATCCAATCGATTCGCGCTTGCTCGAGCGGTGCCGCGCACATCTGGTGAGGGCTGCTGCTCGCCACGGCCTGCAGTTGCGGCAGAACTACAACCGCGAGGCCCCGCGCCTGGCCAGCCAAATCGGCCGCTACGCGCACGCTAAGCAATACAAACGAATGAGGAAGGCGCTGCGCACGTTGCGCTCGCCTGTTGGCCGAGTCATGCGCGACGTCGAACGCCAGCTCGACTCGGTCAGCGATGGCAGTCGCACCGCCTTGCAGAACTTGATTGGTCGCACCAGGCGCATCCTGTCGCAAAAGCCGAAAGACAAGAACAAGCTTTACGCTCTGCACGCGCCGGAGGTCGAGTGCCTGGCCATGGGTAAGGCACGCAAGCCGTATGAGTTCGGCGTGAAAGTGTCGATCACGACGACCCACAAGAAGGGGCTTGTGGTCTGGGCTCGCTCGATGCCGGGTAATCCGTACGACGGCCATACGCTGGCCGAGGCGTTGGAGCAGGCGGCAATCTTGAGCGACGTGAAGCCGCAAATCGCTATCGTCGACCGCGGCTACAAAGGTATCACCGTCGACGGCGTGAAGATCTACCACCCGGGATTGCGGCGCGGTATCACGCGTGGGCTGCGTGCGATGATCCGAAGACGAAGCGCGATCGAGCCCGCCATCGGCCACATGAAGGCGGACGGCAAACTCGATCGGAACTGGCTCAAAGGCGCGCTCGGTGATGCGATTCACGCCGTGCTGTGCGGCGCGGGCCACAATCTGCGCATGATCCTTAGAAGGCTGCGGCTTTTCTATGCCCTGATTCTCGTCGCCTTGCTCAATTGCGGCATGACTGCGCTCTCGGCAGCATGA
- a CDS encoding EamA family transporter → MGAGDLSLAVLVAALWGINFSIIKIGLGSFDPFLLSALRFILCALPWIFIFRRPQVRFKYVLSYGLVLGVLQFGFLFVGIREGLSAGLASVVFQLQAFFTICFGAIFLKDQVQFRQLAGMVLAFAGIVTIAKIDGSSNFIAVLLVVAAAASWGVANIIVKKSGATDMLGFTVWSSLVPPLPLLAIALGINGPSHVMTDLRHIDWSGAGAVLYLVYPTTLFGYSVWNYLLRKHTTSLVAPLTLLVPIFGMLSSMVIFHEDLTLRKMIGVVLVIVGLLINMFGFPFRKQTAASVSPQATPR, encoded by the coding sequence ATGGGCGCAGGAGATTTGTCATTGGCGGTGCTCGTTGCCGCTTTGTGGGGCATTAACTTCTCCATAATCAAGATCGGCCTCGGATCGTTCGATCCATTCTTGCTGTCGGCACTCCGTTTCATACTCTGCGCATTACCGTGGATATTCATCTTCAGGCGTCCACAGGTGCGATTCAAATACGTTCTCTCATACGGCCTCGTGCTCGGCGTACTGCAATTCGGTTTTTTGTTCGTGGGCATTCGAGAAGGTCTTTCAGCGGGGCTCGCGTCGGTGGTATTTCAGCTTCAAGCGTTCTTCACGATCTGCTTTGGCGCCATCTTCCTAAAGGATCAAGTCCAGTTCCGCCAACTGGCCGGTATGGTGCTCGCGTTTGCTGGCATTGTGACCATCGCGAAGATAGATGGCTCAAGCAATTTCATTGCGGTACTGCTCGTGGTGGCCGCCGCGGCGTCGTGGGGCGTGGCGAACATCATCGTAAAAAAATCCGGTGCCACCGATATGCTCGGATTCACGGTCTGGTCCAGTCTGGTTCCACCGCTGCCGTTGCTTGCGATCGCGCTCGGGATAAACGGCCCATCGCATGTCATGACGGACCTGCGACATATAGATTGGAGTGGCGCGGGCGCTGTGCTCTACCTCGTCTATCCGACAACTTTGTTCGGTTATTCGGTCTGGAATTACCTTTTGCGCAAGCACACGACTTCGCTTGTCGCGCCGCTGACACTGCTCGTCCCGATCTTCGGCATGTTGAGTTCGATGGTGATCTTCCATGAGGACTTGACTCTACGAAAAATGATTGGTGTCGTGCTCGTAATTGTCGGGTTGCTGATCAACATGTTTGGCTTTCCGTTCCGCAAGCAAACCGCGGCATCCGTCAGCCCTCAAGCGACGCCGCGTTGA
- a CDS encoding ShlB/FhaC/HecB family hemolysin secretion/activation protein codes for MRRMLKEFVWTVAWALLIVLMTVAIHSQVHAQTAPPRPLQDPAQQLIDQQRDQARQRQLSQPPASVTVVPPSSETTLEIPAGTPVDAIVETGPTFPVQRIVLQTPDGKPFQPQGGVSQIKLNATIAPFDAHDLGSHRINVLLKRLTDIFVGAGFVTTRALLGPQNLASGTLTVTIQLGHITEFIVNGQPIHRLKAGEPSAGGGWLTDAGYENVFPVSPGDPLRLSDIDQGVAQINRLRRNQAEVQILPGQSPGDSVVVISDPPGDRLYYNLGVDNYGSSATGVTRYRAGVEADNLLGLQEAISLDFIDSLESNALVGSIAVPYGRSTFSYTLSDSEYQEVIGTTALEYGRTLSHIFGWNYQLSRTQADLTSFDATLSWRRTDREVNDIDLNPEHIAVLRIGGNWLHKFVLNDAPGNVTLDAGVSQGLPWLEADHDAPGTTRDDAHSQFTKVDATASFTVPLPKLGPAALAYRGVLGAQYTNVALYGTEQLFLGGMDTVRGFRSGVLAGDRGVYSRNEIAWVNAPAWKDGHLEPYMFLDAGKADLIAVPGFPTLAGIGAGLRAQWQWHKQLLSTEATVGRELTQPAALGPRATLVLATLNWNY; via the coding sequence ATGCGCAGGATGCTCAAGGAGTTCGTGTGGACGGTTGCCTGGGCTCTGCTGATCGTGTTGATGACGGTGGCGATCCATTCGCAGGTCCATGCGCAGACGGCGCCGCCGCGTCCGCTTCAGGACCCGGCGCAGCAGCTGATTGACCAGCAGCGCGACCAGGCGCGCCAGCGGCAACTGAGCCAGCCGCCGGCGTCCGTGACGGTTGTCCCGCCGTCGTCGGAGACGACGCTCGAGATCCCTGCGGGCACACCGGTTGACGCCATCGTCGAAACTGGGCCGACCTTTCCGGTGCAGCGGATTGTGCTGCAGACGCCGGACGGCAAGCCGTTCCAGCCGCAAGGTGGCGTCTCGCAGATAAAGCTCAACGCGACTATCGCGCCATTCGATGCTCACGACCTCGGCTCGCACCGGATCAACGTGCTCCTGAAACGGCTCACTGACATCTTTGTTGGCGCGGGCTTCGTGACGACACGCGCGTTGCTCGGACCGCAGAACCTGGCGTCCGGCACCTTAACCGTCACGATCCAGCTCGGTCACATCACGGAATTCATCGTGAACGGCCAGCCGATCCATCGCCTCAAAGCAGGCGAGCCATCGGCCGGCGGTGGCTGGCTGACCGACGCTGGCTACGAGAACGTGTTTCCTGTCTCGCCTGGCGATCCCTTGCGGCTGTCCGATATCGACCAGGGTGTCGCACAAATTAACCGCCTGCGTCGCAATCAAGCCGAAGTGCAGATTCTGCCAGGCCAGAGCCCGGGCGATTCGGTGGTGGTCATCAGCGACCCACCGGGCGACCGGCTGTACTACAACCTGGGCGTCGACAACTACGGCAGCTCGGCTACGGGCGTGACGCGCTATCGGGCGGGCGTCGAAGCGGACAACCTGCTGGGCTTGCAGGAGGCTATCAGCCTGGATTTCATCGACAGCCTCGAGAGCAATGCGCTGGTGGGCTCGATTGCCGTGCCGTACGGCCGCAGCACGTTCAGCTACACGCTGTCGGACTCGGAATACCAGGAAGTCATCGGTACCACGGCGCTCGAATACGGCCGCACGCTCAGCCATATCTTCGGCTGGAACTATCAGCTAAGCCGCACGCAGGCGGACCTCACCAGTTTCGACGCGACGCTTTCGTGGCGGCGCACCGACCGCGAGGTCAACGACATCGACCTGAATCCCGAGCACATCGCGGTGTTGCGCATCGGCGGCAATTGGCTGCACAAGTTTGTGCTGAACGACGCGCCAGGCAATGTGACGCTCGATGCGGGCGTCTCTCAAGGCCTACCGTGGCTCGAAGCAGACCACGATGCGCCGGGCACGACCCGAGACGATGCGCACAGCCAGTTCACCAAAGTGGATGCGACGGCAAGCTTCACGGTGCCGCTGCCCAAGCTTGGGCCGGCAGCGCTCGCGTATCGCGGCGTGCTCGGTGCCCAATACACGAACGTGGCGCTGTACGGCACGGAGCAGCTGTTCCTGGGTGGCATGGATACCGTACGGGGCTTTCGCTCGGGCGTGCTGGCTGGTGACCGGGGCGTGTATTCGCGCAACGAGATTGCATGGGTCAATGCGCCGGCCTGGAAAGACGGCCACCTCGAGCCGTACATGTTTCTCGATGCCGGCAAGGCAGACCTCATTGCCGTGCCGGGCTTCCCGACACTAGCCGGGATCGGCGCCGGCTTGCGCGCGCAGTGGCAATGGCACAAGCAACTGTTGTCGACCGAAGCCACGGTTGGCCGGGAGCTGACGCAACCTGCAGCACTGGGCCCTCGGGCCACCCTCGTGCTGGCTACCTTGAACTGGAATTACTGA
- a CDS encoding two-partner secretion domain-containing protein: MILNQVTSTAPSTPAGPLEVFGSPAFVIISNPNGSAVNGLSLTNAPNLVLTMGAPQFITGPGGTPASFANAGALAYQVSSGAAGTTYKRFPTTIRRVRGSSLKKTEIDITSGEHGLPLVSSRS; encoded by the coding sequence ATGATTCTCAACCAGGTTACCTCGACTGCACCCTCGACGCCCGCGGGTCCGCTCGAGGTGTTCGGGTCACCAGCTTTCGTAATCATCAGCAATCCGAATGGATCCGCTGTCAATGGGCTTTCGCTTACGAACGCACCGAACCTGGTGCTCACGATGGGCGCGCCGCAGTTCATCACCGGCCCGGGTGGCACGCCGGCCAGCTTTGCGAACGCGGGCGCGCTCGCGTACCAGGTCTCGTCGGGCGCTGCGGGCACGACCTACAAACGTTTTCCGACGACTATCCGCCGGGTTCGGGGTTCAAGTCTGAAGAAGACCGAAATCGACATAACGAGCGGGGAGCACGGCTTGCCGCTCGTCTCCAGCAGGAGCTAG
- a CDS encoding filamentous hemagglutinin N-terminal domain-containing protein, whose amino-acid sequence MTGVMYFAPAVLLVDQTAHAAPIVDPRDSVPFQPTITQTSTGVAAVNIAMPNANGTSTNQYSEFNVDGSGLVLNNSLVSGTPLRAAHSARTRISRAARPP is encoded by the coding sequence ATGACGGGGGTGATGTATTTCGCACCTGCAGTGCTGCTGGTCGATCAGACCGCGCACGCCGCGCCCATTGTCGATCCGCGCGACTCGGTCCCGTTCCAGCCGACCATCACGCAAACCAGCACCGGGGTTGCAGCGGTCAATATTGCCATGCCGAACGCTAACGGGACCAGTACGAACCAGTACAGCGAGTTCAACGTGGATGGTTCAGGCCTTGTGCTGAACAACAGCCTAGTTTCAGGCACACCGCTGCGGGCGGCACACTCGGCGCGAACCCGAATCTCAAGGGCCGCACGGCCACCATGA